Proteins from a single region of Bacillus sp. SM2101:
- a CDS encoding MoxR family ATPase: MLNNFQNSVNEVLIGKEKVTELLLVSILSKGHVLLEDVPGTGKTKLAKTFASLINGSFQRIQFTPDVLPSDVTGIQFFNPKEQDFQLRLGPVNTNILLADEINRATPRTQSSLLEAMEERQVTIDGSTYKLPEPFIVFATQNPVESHGTFPLPDAQLDRFFMVIPVGYPSFDEEKEMIKRYRNEDPLKHIQSIVDSTLLLNYQDEIKQIKISEDIETYLLAIIHATRQSDLIETGVSPRGTLAFMRAIQARAFLKERDYCIPEDVKELAPYILSHRLVLSTEGMLKTQSHEIIQHIIDSVEVPVESGATL, translated from the coding sequence ATTTTAAATAATTTCCAAAATTCGGTTAATGAAGTGTTGATTGGCAAAGAAAAAGTGACCGAGCTTTTGTTAGTATCCATCCTAAGCAAGGGTCATGTACTTCTGGAGGATGTTCCTGGTACAGGAAAAACAAAACTAGCTAAAACGTTTGCTTCACTCATTAATGGGTCTTTTCAACGAATACAATTCACCCCTGATGTACTTCCAAGCGATGTTACTGGTATTCAATTTTTCAATCCTAAAGAACAGGATTTTCAATTACGCTTAGGTCCAGTAAATACAAATATTTTATTAGCTGACGAAATTAATCGAGCAACACCTCGTACACAATCCAGCTTACTTGAGGCAATGGAAGAGCGACAAGTAACAATTGATGGTAGTACATACAAATTACCAGAGCCATTCATTGTATTCGCCACCCAAAACCCTGTTGAATCACATGGAACTTTCCCATTGCCAGATGCTCAACTTGACCGATTTTTCATGGTTATTCCTGTCGGCTATCCTTCATTTGATGAAGAGAAAGAAATGATTAAACGCTATCGCAATGAAGATCCACTTAAACATATACAAAGTATTGTTGATTCAACACTACTATTAAACTACCAAGATGAGATAAAACAAATCAAAATATCTGAAGATATTGAAACATATCTTCTCGCTATTATCCATGCAACACGACAATCTGATCTCATTGAAACAGGCGTAAGCCCACGGGGTACATTAGCTTTCATGAGAGCCATTCAAGCAAGAGCTTTTCTCAAAGAGCGAGATTATTGTATCCCTGAAGATGTTAAAGAGCTCGCACCATACATATTGAGTCATCGGCTTGTTCTTTCAACAGAAGGTATGTTAAAAACACAATCTCATGAAATCATACAGCATATTATAGATTCAGTTGAAGTACCGGTTGAATCAGGAGCCACACTATAA
- a CDS encoding DUF58 domain-containing protein gives MFPNDEATLYLKLHHKGILPLLQGNVTFTCNNTIKCTNIPKLYDNVMAKRSPYKLPLTYQYKSSKSYPVNIVANKRGVTRIREINLQIYDPFHIGTVSHYNTWGIGQEILVYPEPKPLANIQTFSKMRAGEQIYPHSLFEDISRIRGAREYAANDPFSRIHWNLSAKNGQLMTKEYDKTVYHKWTIILNVLKDRQMSFDLSEEMEDYISYVAFICQYAYKQNIPFEIYANVVTNSNDSIFHLEPGTGGKHLSIALEMLARINEGNYIKHINHFFHSLDRRIDEDAIVLYFGDYGSTIANYLASWSRGGMSLFNVENNEEYGYLQPFKLRSDALA, from the coding sequence ATGTTTCCAAACGATGAAGCTACATTGTATTTGAAGTTGCATCATAAAGGTATCCTACCATTACTTCAAGGAAACGTAACGTTTACATGCAATAATACAATAAAATGTACAAATATCCCTAAATTGTACGATAATGTTATGGCTAAGAGGTCACCTTATAAACTACCTCTTACATATCAATACAAGTCATCCAAATCATATCCTGTAAACATCGTTGCCAATAAAAGAGGGGTCACACGTATAAGAGAGATTAATTTACAAATATATGACCCATTCCATATAGGAACGGTATCACACTATAATACTTGGGGGATCGGACAAGAAATACTCGTTTATCCAGAACCAAAACCGTTAGCAAACATACAAACATTTAGTAAAATGAGGGCTGGAGAACAAATTTACCCACATTCTTTATTTGAGGACATATCACGTATTAGAGGTGCAAGAGAGTATGCTGCCAATGATCCATTTTCACGTATACATTGGAATTTGTCCGCAAAGAACGGTCAGCTAATGACTAAGGAATATGACAAAACAGTTTACCATAAATGGACGATCATATTAAATGTTTTAAAAGATCGTCAAATGTCATTTGATTTGTCAGAAGAGATGGAGGACTACATAAGCTATGTTGCATTTATATGTCAATATGCCTACAAACAAAATATCCCTTTTGAAATATACGCAAATGTAGTTACAAACAGTAATGATTCAATCTTTCATTTGGAGCCAGGAACTGGGGGGAAACACCTATCCATTGCACTCGAAATGCTTGCAAGAATAAATGAAGGTAACTACATCAAGCATATTAACCATTTTTTCCACTCTCTAGACAGGAGAATTGATGAAGATGCAATCGTGCTATATTTCGGTGATTATGGATCAACCATTGCAAACTACCTTGCATCCTGGTCACGCGGTGGTATGTCACTATTTAATGTGGAAAACAATGAAGAATATGGATATTTACAGCCATTCAAGTTAAGGAGTGATGCACTTGCTTAA